Proteins from a single region of Geothrix sp. PMB-07:
- a CDS encoding flagellar hook assembly protein FlgD — protein METGMISTATSAASATSTTKTTAKNTIDKDGFLQLLVAQLKNQDPTSSGQDPNAMVQQLTSFSSLEQAQQTNTLLQGLQTQTSGLFQAQTASMVGKNVKVNGSAFNLKSGAASMNLGLGAGADVTITLKDAKGNVVAKLPQGHMNRGMNTVNWDGRDINGTPLPDGTYAATVVATGDDGKPVDVQTSLTMKVDAVTFKDGGIYLASGNSIFSLADVLEISA, from the coding sequence ATGGAAACCGGAATGATCAGCACCGCCACCAGCGCCGCATCGGCCACCAGCACCACCAAAACCACTGCCAAGAACACCATCGACAAGGATGGCTTCCTCCAGCTGCTCGTGGCCCAACTGAAGAACCAGGATCCCACCTCCTCCGGCCAGGATCCCAACGCCATGGTCCAGCAGCTCACCAGCTTCTCCAGCCTGGAGCAGGCGCAGCAGACCAACACGCTGTTGCAGGGCCTCCAGACCCAGACCTCGGGCCTCTTCCAGGCGCAGACCGCGTCCATGGTGGGCAAGAACGTGAAGGTGAACGGCTCGGCCTTCAATCTGAAATCCGGCGCCGCCAGCATGAACCTGGGCCTGGGTGCGGGGGCCGACGTCACCATCACCCTCAAGGATGCCAAGGGCAACGTGGTGGCCAAGCTGCCGCAAGGCCACATGAACCGCGGGATGAACACCGTGAACTGGGATGGCCGCGACATCAATGGCACCCCCCTGCCGGATGGCACCTACGCCGCCACGGTGGTGGCCACCGGTGACGATGGAAAGCCAGTGGACGTGCAGACGAGCCTGACCATGAAAGTGGACGCCGTGACCTTCAAGGACGGCGGCATCTACCTGGCCTCGGGAAACAGCATCTTCTCCCTGGCCGACGTCCTCGAAATCTCCGCCTGA
- the fliJ gene encoding flagellar export protein FliJ, with amino-acid sequence MAARFHFRLEPLRKLREALEREAERHLARSIQAEQAARTYLEALSAERTALFESRRLAMGEALNLDLWRAGERYLVVLERRQVEGYERLRTASAELAAARESLALAHRNHLMLVRLKERRALQHAQEQQLREALAMDELAILRYHRESA; translated from the coding sequence ATGGCCGCCCGCTTCCACTTCCGCCTCGAACCGCTGCGCAAGCTGCGGGAGGCCCTGGAACGGGAAGCCGAGCGGCATCTGGCACGGAGCATCCAGGCCGAGCAGGCGGCTCGAACCTACCTGGAGGCACTCAGCGCCGAGCGCACCGCCCTTTTTGAATCGCGGCGGCTGGCCATGGGCGAGGCCCTCAATCTCGATCTGTGGCGGGCCGGCGAACGCTATCTGGTGGTGCTGGAACGGCGCCAGGTGGAAGGTTACGAACGGCTGCGGACGGCCTCGGCCGAACTGGCCGCCGCGCGGGAAAGCCTGGCCCTGGCCCACCGGAACCACCTGATGCTGGTCCGCCTCAAGGAGCGCCGTGCCCTGCAGCACGCCCAGGAGCAGCAGCTCCGCGAAGCCCTGGCCATGGATGAACTCGCCATCCTTCGCTACCACCGGGAAAGCGCCTAG
- a CDS encoding response regulator transcription factor, with product MSLPFLPTLDHPGRILVVDDQRDNLRVLTLELKRQPFALTCVETAAEALAFCEREAFKGILLDVSLPEMDGIEVCRHLRQKGLNTHTPVIFLSAMRVGEGWVTQGLEAGGMDYLTKPYSFPELLAKLRMMVRLSRQNEALMAHERQQALIEVAGGAAHALAQPLAAAQILADQLAKQNAPASQEQLDQLGAFLQQTAQILRQIQNLHTYVTKPYADGHILDLAQSSRPETAQDASRS from the coding sequence ATGTCCCTCCCCTTTCTGCCCACCCTGGACCACCCCGGCCGCATTCTCGTGGTGGACGATCAGCGGGACAACCTTCGCGTCCTCACTTTGGAGTTGAAGCGCCAGCCCTTCGCCCTGACCTGCGTAGAGACGGCGGCGGAGGCCCTGGCCTTCTGCGAGAGAGAGGCCTTTAAAGGCATCCTGCTGGATGTCAGCCTGCCGGAGATGGATGGCATCGAAGTCTGCCGGCACCTTCGCCAGAAGGGGCTCAACACTCACACCCCGGTCATCTTCCTCAGCGCCATGCGCGTGGGCGAAGGCTGGGTGACCCAGGGCCTCGAAGCCGGCGGCATGGACTACCTGACCAAGCCCTACTCGTTTCCGGAACTCCTTGCCAAGCTGCGCATGATGGTGCGCCTCTCGCGGCAGAACGAAGCCCTCATGGCCCACGAGCGGCAGCAGGCCCTCATCGAGGTGGCTGGCGGCGCCGCCCATGCCCTGGCCCAGCCGTTGGCGGCGGCGCAGATCCTCGCGGATCAGCTGGCCAAGCAGAATGCCCCGGCCTCCCAGGAGCAGCTGGATCAGCTGGGCGCTTTCCTTCAGCAGACCGCCCAGATTCTGCGGCAGATCCAGAACCTTCACACCTATGTGACCAAGCCGTACGCCGATGGCCACATCTTGGATCTGGCCCAGAGCAGCCGCCCCGAAACGGCGCAGGACGCGTCCCGGTCCTGA
- a CDS encoding FliI/YscN family ATPase codes for MVDPAVLAARLRGLPKGDWMGRVTKVVGLVVESSGPDCSVGEQMLIHSSDAAGRPRLIHAEVVGFTGQRVLLMPIEETEGIRPGLWVEGTGHQSELPLAEELLGRVIDPLGRPLDGGPPIEATAHLPLQGPPPNPMQRKRINQVLSTGVRAVDGLLTLGKGQRVGIFSGSGVGKSTLLGMVARNTSAEVNVITLVGERGRELREFIENDLGEEGLKRSVVVVSTSDQSPLLRLRCAMAGTTVAEYFMRQGKDVLLMMDSVTRFAMAQREVGLSAGEPPSSRGYTPSVFALLPRLMERAGTFEGLGSITGIYTVLVEGDDMNEPISDAVRGILDGHVILSRKLASKNHFPAIDVLPSLSRLFSALAPPEQKQLASKLRDLMATYQDAEDLIQIGAYTKGSSTAIDQAIQFQPAIQAFLRQATAEGSSHHAAMLAMGQIFGIDLAPFLKAGA; via the coding sequence ATGGTCGATCCTGCGGTCCTCGCGGCCCGCCTGCGCGGACTGCCCAAGGGCGACTGGATGGGCCGCGTGACCAAGGTGGTGGGCCTGGTGGTGGAGTCCAGCGGACCCGACTGCTCCGTGGGCGAACAGATGCTCATCCACAGCTCCGATGCCGCAGGTCGGCCCCGCCTCATCCACGCCGAAGTGGTGGGCTTCACCGGCCAGCGGGTGCTGCTCATGCCCATCGAGGAGACCGAAGGCATCCGGCCCGGGCTCTGGGTGGAGGGCACCGGCCACCAGTCGGAGCTGCCCCTCGCCGAGGAGCTGCTCGGCCGCGTCATCGATCCCCTGGGCCGCCCGCTGGATGGCGGGCCTCCCATCGAAGCCACGGCCCACCTGCCCCTGCAGGGACCGCCGCCCAACCCCATGCAGCGCAAGCGCATCAACCAGGTGCTCTCCACCGGCGTGCGCGCCGTGGATGGCCTGCTCACCCTCGGGAAAGGCCAGCGCGTGGGCATCTTCTCCGGCTCCGGCGTGGGTAAGTCCACCCTGCTGGGCATGGTCGCGCGCAACACCTCGGCCGAAGTGAACGTGATCACCCTCGTGGGCGAGCGCGGCCGCGAGCTGCGCGAGTTCATCGAGAACGATCTGGGCGAAGAGGGCCTCAAGCGCAGCGTGGTGGTGGTATCGACCAGCGACCAGAGCCCCCTGCTGCGCCTGCGTTGCGCCATGGCCGGCACCACCGTGGCCGAATACTTCATGCGCCAGGGCAAGGACGTGCTGCTGATGATGGACAGCGTCACCCGCTTCGCCATGGCCCAGCGCGAGGTGGGCCTCAGCGCCGGGGAGCCGCCCAGCTCGCGCGGCTATACGCCCTCCGTGTTCGCCCTGCTCCCGCGCCTGATGGAGCGGGCCGGCACCTTCGAGGGTCTGGGTTCCATCACCGGCATCTACACCGTGCTGGTGGAGGGTGACGACATGAACGAGCCCATCAGCGACGCCGTGCGCGGCATCCTGGATGGCCACGTCATCCTCTCCCGCAAGCTGGCCTCGAAAAACCACTTCCCCGCCATCGATGTGCTGCCCAGCCTCTCCCGCCTCTTCAGCGCTCTGGCCCCGCCGGAACAAAAGCAGCTGGCCAGCAAGCTGCGGGATCTCATGGCCACCTACCAGGATGCGGAGGACCTCATCCAGATCGGCGCCTACACCAAGGGCTCCAGCACCGCCATCGACCAGGCCATCCAGTTCCAGCCCGCCATCCAGGCCTTCCTGCGCCAGGCCACCGCTGAGGGCTCCAGCCATCACGCGGCCATGCTGGCCATGGGCCAGATCTTCGGCATCGACCTGGCGCCCTTCCTGAAGGCAGGCGCCTGA
- the flgB gene encoding flagellar basal body rod protein FlgB — MFDITSGNGMIQAMDRGLTLASQRQTLIASNLANLDTPGYHTRDFSFEGAMKVALSEQKSPNALKTTHPMHLQASPSATLPPTTDALLPNSERNDGNDVNLDRENMLLSRTQTTYQTASTMMQVELRKLYSMIREAGAH, encoded by the coding sequence ATGTTCGACATCACCAGCGGCAACGGGATGATCCAGGCCATGGATCGAGGCCTGACCTTGGCTTCCCAGCGCCAGACGCTCATCGCCTCCAACCTGGCGAACCTGGATACCCCCGGCTATCACACCCGGGATTTCAGCTTTGAAGGGGCCATGAAGGTCGCACTGTCTGAGCAAAAATCGCCCAACGCCCTCAAGACCACCCACCCCATGCACCTTCAGGCCAGCCCCAGCGCCACCCTGCCCCCCACCACCGATGCCCTGCTGCCCAATTCGGAACGCAACGATGGCAACGACGTGAACCTGGACCGGGAGAACATGCTCCTCTCCCGCACCCAGACCACGTACCAGACGGCCTCCACCATGATGCAAGTCGAGCTTCGGAAGCTCTATTCCATGATCCGGGAAGCGGGAGCGCACTGA
- a CDS encoding FliH/SctL family protein: protein MSNKGYIRAEDLRDTHLEAFPYFPVDAMMVRGSFDEDADSVASDLDEAKVPVEQRIVDRLQEAERQAHEIARHAYEEGFASGEAEGRIFGESQYKAYIQRLEEELTDLAAITLTLKETLNDELVALALAVGEHLAVQQIEHSPRAVKALMERILEELPFPLPRGRRDGELPLQIFLNPADIEQLGDHYVGHGGIALLGDASLSRGSLRIEAPQGIFNGTLDRRRERLMQLIARMKEGEAP, encoded by the coding sequence ATGAGCAATAAGGGCTACATCCGGGCCGAAGACCTCCGGGATACGCACCTGGAGGCCTTTCCCTATTTTCCCGTGGACGCCATGATGGTCCGCGGTTCCTTCGACGAGGATGCGGATTCAGTGGCATCCGATCTGGACGAGGCCAAGGTGCCCGTGGAGCAGCGCATCGTGGACCGGCTGCAGGAGGCGGAACGGCAGGCCCACGAGATCGCCCGCCATGCCTACGAGGAAGGCTTCGCCTCGGGCGAGGCCGAAGGACGCATTTTCGGTGAGAGCCAATACAAAGCCTACATCCAGCGTCTCGAGGAGGAGCTGACCGATCTGGCCGCCATCACACTCACGCTGAAAGAGACCCTCAACGACGAGCTGGTGGCCCTGGCCCTGGCCGTGGGTGAGCATCTGGCCGTGCAGCAGATTGAACACAGCCCCCGGGCCGTGAAAGCGCTCATGGAGCGCATCCTGGAAGAGCTGCCCTTCCCGCTGCCCCGGGGCCGTCGGGACGGCGAACTGCCCCTGCAGATCTTCCTCAACCCCGCCGACATCGAGCAGCTGGGCGATCACTACGTGGGCCATGGCGGGATTGCCCTTCTGGGTGACGCCAGCCTTTCGCGAGGCAGCCTGCGCATCGAGGCCCCCCAAGGTATCTTCAACGGCACCCTCGACCGCCGCCGCGAACGCCTCATGCAGCTCATTGCGCGCATGAAGGAAGGCGAAGCCCCGTGA
- the fliE gene encoding flagellar hook-basal body complex protein FliE, whose amino-acid sequence MDPLQNIPPMNPLQALTGTAKSGQDSGAAGTEGGVAFGDLLKQALQEVNQASSQAEDEARNLMTGESADMHTAMLAVQKADLSFQMMMAVRSKLIDAYREVMRMQM is encoded by the coding sequence ATGGATCCCCTCCAGAACATCCCCCCGATGAACCCGCTCCAGGCCCTGACTGGAACGGCGAAATCCGGCCAGGACAGCGGCGCCGCGGGGACTGAAGGGGGCGTGGCCTTTGGCGATCTCCTCAAACAAGCCCTCCAGGAAGTGAACCAGGCTTCCTCCCAGGCTGAAGATGAGGCACGGAACTTGATGACAGGGGAGAGTGCAGACATGCACACGGCCATGCTGGCAGTCCAGAAGGCCGATCTTAGCTTCCAGATGATGATGGCCGTCCGATCCAAGCTGATCGATGCCTACCGCGAGGTCATGCGCATGCAGATGTAG
- a CDS encoding flagellar hook-length control protein FliK produces the protein MAAASPSAVMALPDRPRPERPDPKTPDGSDGQFAGLMAHLSQAAAPPKPPDPPAEKPAQPEKTARVEEPAQGPATPSATTSADKPAKTEAKTEARTAKPEGEERPKEAAPAPQTEAAPAKPEAADAAAKAALEQALAAALPKGKAEAPSPMPKAASAQAPDALKLEATGSKPAQPAAPQTAPTAALAKENAPVPTTSLPPPGPSKAAPQINIQTTDSATPSPAKPQAPPETFRPETTAAIQAALAESKPTPKEPNRVEGLAAKESPKASGILPEKAVKASDTPVISKTAEGLPAKAVMPPAASPTEREGSKTSHPAEAAAPSALEANPASAESLLAGTKALTSSPVISSGDGSALAAVNTLAKPAEAAPVTSAPAAPSAPPAPPVAQVEGGVRWMLKTGAQEAQLQLHPDSLGQVTIHLKVEGGEVHARLWVTEPASVQAVQEGRSHLEQSLKEQGLQLGSFDLHQGHRPFQEAPSAPTFRGPALADVAPARQEAPAAAAASILNPHHVELYA, from the coding sequence ATGGCCGCTGCCAGCCCCTCTGCCGTGATGGCCCTGCCAGACCGCCCCCGGCCTGAACGGCCCGACCCCAAAACGCCGGATGGCTCGGATGGCCAGTTCGCGGGGCTGATGGCCCATCTCAGCCAGGCGGCAGCTCCTCCCAAGCCTCCGGACCCTCCGGCGGAAAAGCCCGCCCAACCCGAGAAGACCGCCCGGGTGGAGGAACCCGCTCAGGGGCCTGCGACACCGTCTGCAACCACTTCCGCAGACAAGCCTGCCAAGACCGAGGCCAAAACCGAGGCCAGGACTGCCAAGCCAGAGGGCGAGGAGCGTCCCAAGGAGGCCGCCCCTGCGCCCCAAACCGAGGCCGCTCCCGCCAAACCTGAAGCGGCCGATGCGGCCGCCAAGGCTGCGCTGGAACAGGCCCTGGCCGCGGCGTTGCCCAAGGGAAAGGCTGAGGCCCCATCTCCGATGCCCAAGGCGGCTTCGGCACAGGCCCCAGATGCGTTGAAACTTGAAGCCACGGGCTCAAAGCCAGCTCAGCCTGCCGCGCCGCAGACGGCCCCCACGGCGGCCTTGGCGAAAGAGAATGCCCCGGTTCCCACCACCAGCCTTCCGCCTCCGGGACCCTCCAAGGCCGCTCCCCAAATCAACATCCAGACCACCGACTCGGCGACCCCAAGCCCAGCCAAACCCCAGGCGCCGCCAGAGACCTTCCGCCCTGAAACCACCGCCGCAATCCAGGCAGCTCTTGCCGAATCCAAACCCACCCCCAAGGAACCCAACCGAGTGGAGGGCCTGGCTGCCAAGGAATCTCCCAAGGCCTCCGGGATCCTGCCTGAAAAGGCCGTCAAGGCCTCGGATACTCCCGTCATTTCCAAAACGGCGGAGGGCTTGCCCGCCAAGGCCGTGATGCCACCCGCGGCGTCCCCCACAGAGCGGGAGGGCTCGAAGACAAGCCATCCCGCCGAGGCAGCCGCGCCTTCCGCCCTGGAAGCCAACCCGGCTTCGGCCGAATCGCTGCTGGCAGGCACCAAGGCCCTGACATCATCCCCCGTGATCTCGTCCGGCGATGGTTCGGCACTGGCCGCGGTCAACACCTTGGCCAAGCCCGCCGAGGCCGCCCCGGTGACATCGGCGCCCGCGGCGCCGTCGGCTCCGCCCGCGCCACCCGTGGCCCAGGTGGAAGGGGGTGTCCGCTGGATGCTCAAGACCGGCGCCCAGGAGGCCCAGTTGCAGCTCCACCCGGACTCGCTGGGCCAGGTCACCATCCATCTCAAGGTGGAAGGCGGAGAAGTTCATGCCCGGCTCTGGGTCACCGAACCCGCTTCCGTCCAGGCCGTCCAGGAAGGCCGCTCCCACCTGGAGCAGTCCCTGAAGGAGCAGGGGCTCCAGCTCGGCAGTTTCGATCTGCATCAAGGGCACCGCCCGTTCCAGGAAGCGCCTTCGGCGCCCACCTTCCGGGGCCCGGCCCTGGCCGACGTCGCACCCGCCCGGCAAGAAGCACCCGCCGCAGCGGCCGCATCCATCCTGAACCCGCACCACGTCGAGCTTTACGCATGA
- a CDS encoding flagellar hook protein FlgE, with product MSLYSAFYSGLSGLSTNANALNVIGNNLSNINTVGFKGSSTTFRDIFSTSLGGVSTQGNGNPIQFGLGVQVNSVSQDFSQSSFQSTGNALDMAIQGNGFFTLQTTDGRQVFSRAGNFTRNNGGFLVASDGSNVMGWTRNPATGVVNTSAALAPIAIDAGTTASAFATRTIRTGVNLNASAANGATSSLTTPIQVYDSQGNTQTLTVTYTKTGTNTWSYAVTGPAGATITGANPAGPATGTLTFSASGALQDVNGLGATAGADPTLNIAWGNGSAASSINFALINTDGSANITQYSAASSTSSSFQDGYGAGTLRDLTVDQNGVISGTFTNGQVIALAQVAISTFNNVNGLVQTGNNHWGQSLASGSPTFGLANQGGRGGVLGANLELANVDVAGEFTKLILSQRGYQANSKIVTTTDELLQETLNLKR from the coding sequence ATGAGCCTTTATTCCGCTTTCTATTCCGGCCTCTCAGGCCTGTCCACCAACGCCAACGCCCTGAACGTGATCGGCAACAACCTGTCGAACATCAACACCGTGGGCTTCAAGGGTTCGTCCACCACCTTCCGGGACATTTTCAGCACCAGCCTCGGCGGCGTGTCCACGCAGGGCAACGGCAACCCCATCCAGTTCGGCCTGGGCGTCCAGGTGAACAGCGTGAGCCAGGACTTCTCCCAGTCCTCCTTCCAGAGCACGGGCAACGCACTGGACATGGCCATCCAGGGCAACGGCTTCTTCACCCTGCAGACCACGGACGGCCGCCAGGTCTTCTCCCGCGCCGGCAACTTCACCCGGAACAACGGCGGCTTCCTGGTGGCCAGTGATGGCTCCAACGTCATGGGCTGGACCCGCAATCCCGCCACCGGCGTGGTGAATACTTCGGCGGCTCTGGCCCCCATCGCCATCGATGCCGGCACCACCGCCAGCGCCTTCGCCACCCGCACCATCCGCACCGGCGTCAACCTGAACGCCTCCGCTGCCAACGGCGCGACCTCCAGCCTCACCACGCCCATCCAGGTCTACGACAGCCAAGGCAACACCCAGACGCTCACCGTGACCTACACCAAGACCGGCACCAACACCTGGTCCTACGCGGTCACCGGGCCCGCGGGCGCCACCATCACGGGTGCGAATCCCGCTGGCCCCGCGACTGGCACCCTTACTTTTTCCGCCTCCGGCGCCCTCCAAGACGTCAATGGACTCGGGGCGACCGCCGGGGCGGATCCCACCCTGAACATCGCCTGGGGCAACGGCTCCGCGGCCAGCAGTATCAACTTCGCCCTGATCAACACCGATGGCAGCGCCAACATCACCCAGTACAGCGCCGCCAGCAGCACCAGCAGCAGCTTCCAGGATGGCTACGGCGCTGGCACCCTGCGCGACCTCACGGTGGATCAGAACGGCGTCATCAGCGGCACCTTCACCAACGGTCAAGTCATCGCCCTGGCCCAGGTGGCCATTTCCACCTTCAACAATGTCAACGGCCTGGTGCAGACCGGCAACAACCACTGGGGCCAGAGCCTCGCCTCGGGCTCGCCCACCTTCGGCCTGGCCAACCAGGGCGGCCGCGGCGGCGTCCTGGGCGCCAACCTCGAACTGGCCAATGTCGACGTGGCCGGGGAGTTCACCAAGCTCATCCTCAGTCAGCGCGGCTACCAGGCCAATTCCAAGATCGTCACCACCACGGATGAGCTGCTTCAGGAAACATTGAACCTCAAGCGCTGA
- the flgC gene encoding flagellar basal body rod protein FlgC: MSINQILDIASTGMAAQRLRVQLISSNVANSETTRTKEGGPYRRRDAVFQAQDMVFSGALANAGVRIASIQTSQEPFLTRYEPGHPDANADGVVNYPNVNPVEEMVNLTEASRSYEANIAVVRSAKAMATSALEILRVQ, translated from the coding sequence ATGAGCATCAACCAGATCCTCGACATCGCCAGCACCGGCATGGCCGCCCAGCGGCTGCGGGTGCAGCTCATCTCCTCCAACGTCGCCAACAGCGAAACCACGCGGACCAAAGAGGGAGGCCCCTACCGGCGCCGCGATGCAGTGTTCCAGGCCCAGGACATGGTTTTTTCCGGCGCCCTGGCCAATGCCGGGGTGCGGATCGCCTCCATCCAGACCAGCCAGGAGCCCTTCCTCACGCGCTACGAGCCGGGCCACCCCGATGCCAACGCCGATGGCGTGGTGAACTACCCCAACGTCAACCCTGTGGAGGAGATGGTGAACCTCACCGAGGCCAGCCGCTCCTACGAGGCCAACATCGCCGTGGTCCGCAGCGCCAAGGCCATGGCCACTTCCGCCCTGGAAATCCTGCGCGTCCAGTAG
- the fliF gene encoding flagellar basal-body MS-ring/collar protein FliF: MAGETNLAEQLTSAFKGMSATQRVMVAAISVTVLLALTGLGIWAGQESKSVLAANISPQEASSIVAQLDKMQVPYELSSDQRTILVPESKVGQLRLKFAGDGLLSGDKLGFEKLENAGLGTTDFSQKVIHRRAMEATLAKTIMSLQQVAEATVHITPANDSPFLSDKEDAKASVLLKLRGSRMLPDENTQAIVNLVAASVEGLKPEQVVIIDQYSRILSRTGRDPMVGASDAQKKVAREEEDHLVRRVTELLEPVVGIGKVRATAHVDLDFDKVKINEEKFDPQGQVERSIGQKEEKVQKRDSGAGLPGTASNVAPANGGATANITENSEKKETTTNFEISKTVRAIDQATGSIKRVTLAVIVDHIGTWDKDAKGEPVLKQTPRSADELKKIRDQVSAAVGIQPKRGDELTVENMAFATLQVNPKEAAEARTQFWLDLARQYAPGAIWGIVGLAVFFMLILPMLRRMSQAINRPAPMRVASADGAELGVAGASGGSTRKPVQVKSMTEIEAEIEAELNADAAFSAPEARRRELIKKRLQDGSNDDPETMASLVRSWLLEEGR; encoded by the coding sequence ATGGCCGGGGAAACGAACCTCGCAGAACAACTGACCAGCGCCTTCAAGGGCATGAGCGCCACCCAGCGCGTCATGGTGGCTGCCATTTCCGTGACAGTGCTCCTGGCCCTGACGGGCCTGGGCATCTGGGCCGGACAGGAGTCCAAGAGCGTCCTCGCAGCCAACATTTCGCCCCAGGAGGCCAGTTCCATCGTGGCCCAGCTGGACAAGATGCAGGTGCCCTACGAACTCAGCTCGGACCAGCGCACCATCCTTGTGCCTGAGAGTAAGGTGGGCCAGCTACGCCTGAAGTTCGCTGGCGACGGCCTGCTGTCCGGCGACAAGCTGGGCTTCGAGAAGCTCGAGAACGCCGGGCTCGGAACCACGGATTTTTCTCAAAAGGTCATCCACCGCCGGGCCATGGAAGCCACCCTGGCCAAGACCATCATGAGCCTCCAGCAGGTGGCCGAGGCCACCGTCCACATCACGCCCGCCAACGACAGCCCCTTCCTCAGCGACAAGGAGGATGCCAAGGCCAGCGTGCTGCTGAAGCTGCGCGGCTCCCGCATGCTGCCCGACGAGAACACCCAGGCCATCGTCAACCTGGTGGCCGCCAGCGTGGAGGGGCTGAAGCCCGAACAGGTCGTCATCATCGATCAGTACAGCCGCATCCTATCCCGCACCGGCCGCGATCCCATGGTGGGCGCCAGTGACGCCCAGAAGAAGGTGGCGCGGGAGGAAGAGGATCACCTGGTGCGCCGCGTCACGGAACTGCTCGAGCCCGTGGTCGGCATCGGCAAGGTGCGCGCCACGGCCCACGTGGACCTGGATTTCGACAAGGTGAAGATCAACGAAGAGAAATTCGATCCCCAAGGCCAGGTGGAACGCAGCATCGGCCAGAAGGAAGAAAAGGTGCAGAAGCGCGACAGCGGCGCCGGTCTCCCGGGCACCGCCAGCAATGTGGCACCCGCCAACGGGGGCGCCACCGCCAACATCACCGAGAATTCCGAGAAGAAGGAAACCACCACCAATTTCGAGATCAGCAAGACCGTGCGGGCCATCGATCAGGCCACCGGGTCCATCAAGCGCGTCACCCTGGCCGTGATCGTCGATCACATAGGCACCTGGGACAAGGACGCCAAGGGCGAACCCGTGCTCAAGCAGACGCCCCGCAGCGCAGACGAACTGAAGAAGATCCGCGACCAGGTGTCCGCCGCCGTGGGCATCCAGCCCAAGCGCGGCGACGAACTCACCGTGGAAAACATGGCCTTCGCCACGCTCCAGGTGAATCCGAAGGAAGCCGCCGAGGCACGGACCCAGTTCTGGCTGGATCTGGCGCGCCAATATGCCCCGGGCGCCATCTGGGGCATCGTGGGCCTGGCCGTCTTCTTCATGCTCATCCTCCCCATGCTTCGGCGGATGTCGCAGGCCATCAACCGGCCCGCGCCCATGCGCGTCGCCAGCGCGGACGGGGCGGAACTGGGCGTGGCGGGTGCATCAGGCGGCTCCACGCGCAAACCGGTCCAGGTGAAATCCATGACCGAAATCGAGGCGGAAATCGAAGCCGAACTCAACGCCGACGCGGCCTTCAGCGCTCCCGAGGCGCGCCGCCGCGAACTCATCAAGAAGCGGCTGCAGGATGGGTCCAACGACGACCCCGAGACCATGGCCTCGCTGGTGCGATCCTGGCTCCTTGAGGAAGGGCGGTAG
- the fliG gene encoding flagellar motor switch protein FliG, with product MSKLTGIQKAAVLMVTLGDETASTIFKYLEEDEIQTISREIAITKNVQPAVAEEVMEEFHTMTQARSYISQGGIEYAKKLLIKSVGPEVARKIIDRLVKALESSAGFTSLERANPQQLSKFIQNEHPQTIALILAHLNASQAAELISSLPEALRSDVAMRMASLQEISPEVVRRISLILEQKLEALGSFATEAYGGVRAVAELFNRMDRNTGRAVLEKIETENPQLAASIRDLMFVFDDILLIDDNGITEILKRADKKTLTIALKGTSEELQNQFFRNMSSRAVELMKEEMEFMGPVKLKDVEKSQHEVVEIVRQLEEEGVISIGGGGGEDYVT from the coding sequence ATGTCGAAACTCACCGGCATCCAGAAGGCCGCGGTGCTCATGGTCACCCTGGGCGACGAGACCGCCTCGACCATCTTCAAGTATCTCGAAGAGGATGAAATCCAGACCATCTCCCGCGAGATCGCCATCACCAAGAACGTGCAGCCCGCCGTCGCGGAAGAAGTCATGGAAGAGTTCCACACCATGACCCAGGCCCGCAGCTACATCAGCCAGGGCGGCATCGAATATGCCAAGAAACTGCTCATCAAATCGGTGGGCCCCGAAGTGGCCCGCAAGATCATCGACCGCCTGGTGAAGGCCCTGGAATCCAGCGCGGGCTTCACCAGCCTGGAGCGCGCCAATCCCCAGCAGCTCTCCAAGTTCATCCAGAACGAACACCCCCAGACCATCGCCCTCATCCTGGCCCACCTGAACGCCTCCCAGGCCGCGGAGCTCATCAGCTCCCTGCCCGAGGCGCTGCGCAGCGATGTGGCCATGCGCATGGCCAGCCTGCAGGAAATCAGCCCCGAAGTGGTGCGCCGCATCAGCCTCATCCTCGAACAGAAACTGGAGGCCCTGGGTTCCTTCGCCACCGAAGCCTATGGCGGTGTCCGCGCTGTCGCCGAACTGTTCAACCGCATGGACCGCAACACCGGCCGCGCCGTGCTGGAGAAGATCGAGACCGAGAACCCCCAGCTGGCCGCCAGCATCCGCGACCTCATGTTCGTCTTCGACGACATTCTGCTCATCGACGACAACGGCATCACCGAGATTCTCAAGCGGGCCGACAAGAAGACCCTCACCATCGCCCTCAAGGGCACCAGCGAGGAACTGCAGAACCAGTTCTTCCGCAACATGTCCAGCCGCGCCGTGGAGCTCATGAAAGAGGAAATGGAATTCATGGGCCCCGTGAAGCTCAAGGATGTGGAGAAATCCCAGCATGAAGTGGTGGAGATCGTCCGCCAGCTGGAAGAAGAAGGCGTCATCAGCATCGGCGGTGGCGGAGGCGAGGACTATGTCACCTAG